The proteins below are encoded in one region of Chitinispirillales bacterium ANBcel5:
- the cmr6 gene encoding type III-B CRISPR module RAMP protein Cmr6: MATQSIRDDHKVEFNLSNTDTRCQNFGLWFDKLLPETYESDEHVQKSNAIKFFTKSKGSEVHKTYKYAFDGWIESIKNRNDIIYFDIISTTRVILGSGNSSGLEIGLQLNKPWGVPYISGNTFKGLLSSYLNKYGGDDWKRFKDTKSSFQVEIFGGVKNGETQSYSGSVIFNDAWIYPEHNSWYESDIINVHYSKYYSKEKMPNGMENPKPIKTLVLKPELRFFVSLQGDLETIMFLKKIIAKALKEEGIGSKTSVGYGRFEILLSEEERDSTVIGKIKSATTAEELAEIYKSHKKNTRLKDEFRIRLKHFGYSDSLKEMWKNLKPLELLLKELEDGKFGNLQAFNKAFKETEEKKLLAGVDANQTKEGQALFDAMLKRWKNSIEKQPEMKSVKILSYGWESVKLSDDLLLDIVTGKTVRVWPPLRELRHFLEKCVPAGCTAEGIAMVLEELQEKQ, translated from the coding sequence ATGGCAACACAATCGATAAGGGATGATCACAAAGTAGAATTCAATCTTTCAAATACCGATACAAGATGTCAGAACTTCGGACTCTGGTTTGATAAACTTTTACCTGAAACATATGAATCAGATGAACATGTTCAAAAATCAAATGCAATAAAATTTTTCACAAAAAGTAAGGGTTCAGAAGTACACAAAACCTACAAATATGCCTTTGATGGATGGATTGAAAGTATCAAAAACAGAAATGATATTATCTATTTTGACATAATCTCTACCACCAGAGTGATTTTAGGGTCAGGTAATAGTTCTGGTTTGGAAATTGGGTTACAGCTCAATAAACCTTGGGGTGTACCCTATATCAGTGGTAACACATTTAAAGGCTTACTATCTTCCTATCTTAATAAATATGGTGGGGACGATTGGAAACGGTTCAAAGATACTAAAAGCAGTTTTCAGGTTGAAATATTTGGAGGTGTTAAGAATGGAGAAACCCAAAGTTATTCAGGTTCTGTTATCTTTAATGACGCATGGATCTATCCTGAGCATAACTCTTGGTATGAAAGTGATATCATTAATGTGCATTATAGTAAGTATTACTCCAAAGAAAAAATGCCTAATGGAATGGAAAACCCTAAACCTATAAAAACTCTTGTTTTAAAACCTGAGCTGCGTTTCTTTGTTTCACTGCAAGGTGATCTGGAAACTATTATGTTTTTGAAAAAAATAATCGCAAAAGCTTTAAAGGAAGAAGGTATTGGTAGTAAAACTTCTGTAGGGTATGGTCGGTTTGAAATACTATTATCCGAAGAAGAGAGGGATAGTACAGTAATTGGTAAGATAAAATCGGCCACAACTGCTGAAGAACTGGCCGAAATTTATAAGTCACATAAAAAGAACACACGTCTAAAAGATGAATTTAGAATTAGATTGAAACATTTTGGCTATTCAGATTCACTTAAAGAAATGTGGAAGAATTTAAAACCGCTGGAGCTGTTACTTAAGGAGCTTGAAGATGGTAAATTTGGCAATCTGCAAGCATTTAATAAAGCTTTTAAGGAAACGGAAGAAAAAAAGTTGCTTGCTGGGGTAGACGCAAACCAGACTAAAGAGGGGCAGGCTCTCTTTGATGCCATGCTTAAAAGGTGGAAAAATTCAATAGAGAAACAACCTGAAATGAAATCTGTGAAAATATTGAGCTATGGTTGGGAATCTGTAAAACTAAGTGATGATCTTCTTTTAGATATTGTGACCGGCAAAACGGTGAGGGTATGGCCCCCACTAAGAGAACTTAGACATTTTCTTGAAAAGTGTGTTCCTGCTGGTTGTACGGCAGAAGGTATTGCTATGGTGTTAGAGGAGTTGCAGGAAAAACAATAA
- the cas2 gene encoding CRISPR-associated endonuclease Cas2 — protein MKYVIAFDISDDNARYRAVKILLQYCYRVQKSVFEGVMGHSALTECLERLGTVIDSRTDSLRCYQLCAGCSETMRELGNGPRIEKLEYLIL, from the coding sequence ATGAAATATGTGATCGCTTTTGACATCAGCGATGACAATGCGCGCTACCGCGCGGTAAAAATTCTGCTTCAGTACTGTTACCGGGTTCAAAAGTCGGTGTTTGAGGGGGTAATGGGGCACAGTGCACTTACTGAATGCCTTGAGCGCTTAGGGACGGTAATTGATTCGCGCACCGACTCTTTGCGCTGTTATCAGTTGTGTGCGGGGTGTTCGGAGACGATGCGGGAGCTTGGGAATGGTCCGCGCATCGAGAAGTTGGAGTATCTGATACTGTAG
- the tnpB gene encoding IS66 family insertion sequence element accessory protein TnpB (TnpB, as the term is used for proteins encoded by IS66 family insertion elements, is considered an accessory protein, since TnpC, encoded by a neighboring gene, is a DDE family transposase.) → MIGFSASTPIYLCTEPCDMRKSFDGLCGLVHNYMGKQSVSENVFVFVNRTCDRMKILHWDRHGFWLYYKRLEQGHFQIPSFSEHPQPDLYLTYDQLLMILEGIDYTTVRRRKRFTL, encoded by the coding sequence ATGATCGGTTTTAGCGCATCTACACCTATTTATCTGTGCACAGAACCTTGTGACATGAGGAAGTCATTTGATGGCTTATGTGGTCTTGTTCATAATTATATGGGTAAGCAATCTGTTTCTGAAAATGTTTTTGTATTCGTGAACAGAACGTGCGACCGTATGAAGATATTGCACTGGGACAGGCATGGTTTCTGGTTATACTATAAGAGACTTGAACAGGGACATTTCCAGATTCCTTCTTTTTCTGAGCATCCTCAACCAGATCTGTATTTAACCTATGATCAGCTTTTGATGATACTGGAAGGAATAGATTATACTACAGTAAGAAGAAGAAAACGCTTTACATTATAA
- the cas1 gene encoding CRISPR-associated endonuclease Cas1, which translates to MSFLYITEQGAYIKKKGGHIQVIKNEEVLVERVIREIKCLVLFGGVHPTTDATLALLNSGCDIAYMTKNGHFKGRLVSAAGKNSILRAGQYAMFHDPKVRLAFARRYVIAKIRNGMAVLSDYHHSGKSEFVFDERSSIEEICEHIATRCNDLASLFGYEGAAARHYFGAFARLLTHGRAFPGRIFHPSTDPVNALLSFGYSFVARELQGILEALGLDPYIGFFHEVTYGRASLTLDLMEEFRHPFIDRLVVRLFNKRMLGDDDFETGDKGQVYLKKESLKIFIRHYEEWANRVNRTLGDDGELSWRQVMWKQGEKLRRAVEYNEEYTPFSWKEGIKEASYSGSGEGAR; encoded by the coding sequence ATGTCTTTTCTCTATATTACAGAACAGGGAGCCTATATAAAGAAAAAGGGCGGTCATATTCAGGTGATAAAGAATGAGGAGGTGCTGGTTGAGCGCGTTATACGCGAGATAAAGTGTCTGGTACTGTTTGGTGGGGTGCACCCTACCACCGATGCAACGCTGGCACTACTCAACAGTGGTTGTGATATCGCCTACATGACCAAAAACGGCCACTTCAAGGGACGGCTGGTAAGTGCGGCCGGTAAAAACTCTATTCTGCGTGCCGGGCAGTATGCTATGTTTCACGATCCCAAAGTACGGCTTGCTTTTGCACGACGGTACGTTATTGCAAAGATAAGAAACGGCATGGCGGTGCTTAGCGACTATCATCACAGTGGCAAAAGTGAATTTGTTTTTGACGAACGATCTTCAATTGAAGAGATCTGTGAGCATATCGCTACGCGCTGTAATGATCTGGCGAGTCTCTTTGGCTATGAAGGAGCCGCGGCCAGACACTACTTTGGGGCATTTGCACGACTTCTTACTCACGGAAGAGCATTTCCCGGTAGAATATTTCATCCATCAACCGATCCGGTAAACGCGCTGCTTTCCTTCGGTTACTCCTTTGTGGCTCGTGAGCTGCAGGGGATCCTTGAAGCACTGGGGCTTGATCCCTATATCGGTTTCTTCCATGAAGTAACCTACGGCAGGGCATCGTTGACACTGGATCTTATGGAGGAGTTTCGCCACCCCTTTATCGACAGGTTGGTGGTGAGGCTCTTTAATAAAAGAATGCTTGGTGATGATGATTTTGAGACCGGGGACAAGGGGCAGGTGTATCTTAAAAAAGAGTCGTTAAAGATCTTCATACGTCATTATGAGGAGTGGGCAAACAGGGTAAACCGAACCCTTGGTGATGATGGGGAGCTTTCCTGGAGGCAGGTGATGTGGAAGCAGGGGGAGAAGTTACGCAGGGCAGTGGAATATAATGAAGAGTACACACCTTTTTCATGGAAAGAGGGGATAAAGGAAGCCAGCTATAGCGGCAGCGGGGAGGGGGCTAGATGA
- the cmr5 gene encoding type III-B CRISPR module-associated protein Cmr5, whose amino-acid sequence MVGATRSQKCAEIVFKRVELFVNDTNFDKLVKRRYKALCKRGGGLLRTVGLIQFLTFCESKGKRDKDKHYKVLLEHICEELCDSMNFQNADSAALLMSVRRQNLPNYMQTTKEVLRLLQWHKRIAEILIEGEDEDGNTIDKG is encoded by the coding sequence ATGGTTGGAGCTACAAGAAGTCAAAAATGTGCTGAAATTGTGTTTAAGAGAGTCGAGTTGTTTGTTAATGATACTAATTTTGACAAATTAGTTAAGAGAAGATATAAAGCGCTTTGTAAAAGAGGTGGAGGTCTACTACGCACGGTAGGTCTTATTCAGTTTTTGACGTTTTGTGAGTCAAAAGGGAAAAGAGACAAAGACAAACATTATAAAGTATTATTGGAACACATATGTGAGGAATTGTGTGATTCCATGAATTTTCAAAATGCAGATTCTGCTGCATTACTCATGTCTGTAAGGAGACAAAATCTTCCAAACTATATGCAGACAACCAAAGAAGTTCTTCGGCTGCTACAATGGCATAAAAGGATAGCAGAGATTCTTATTGAAGGAGAGGATGAAGATGGCAACACAATCGATAAGGGATGA
- the cmr4 gene encoding type III-B CRISPR module RAMP protein Cmr4, giving the protein MNNLLFALRALSPLHCGIGQGLNDIDLPTARHAVSGHPIIPGSSLKGVLKDEFSRGRPKKDDEEEKKVHALFGLDGDSKFASAVSIGDALLLALPVRSFFGTFGYLASPYTLHMLKNQLKRVIKEDILPEVPDIRDPKNEIFKAILTKESALKTANSTQILLEELDLSIDTEQSEVADKWAELIAPFFFDDEGQRIFKKRFTIVDDNALNFLADTALPVDARIAINYETGTVEGGALWYEETVSPETLFTGIVTIDRSYNPEQSATADELKEVMTGKGRIHCQIGGKATTGKGFVAIGFKDSKSLEGGN; this is encoded by the coding sequence ATGAATAATTTACTTTTCGCATTACGCGCACTTTCCCCTCTTCACTGTGGTATCGGGCAAGGTCTTAATGATATCGATCTTCCAACTGCAAGACACGCTGTATCTGGGCATCCAATTATTCCAGGATCATCCCTAAAAGGTGTTTTGAAAGATGAATTTAGTCGTGGGCGTCCCAAAAAAGATGATGAAGAGGAGAAAAAAGTGCATGCTCTATTTGGTTTGGATGGTGATAGTAAGTTCGCTTCAGCCGTTTCTATTGGCGACGCACTTCTGCTTGCATTACCAGTTCGATCATTCTTTGGAACATTTGGTTATCTTGCTTCTCCATATACCCTTCATATGCTTAAAAATCAATTAAAGCGTGTCATTAAAGAAGATATACTACCTGAAGTACCAGATATACGGGATCCCAAGAATGAAATTTTCAAAGCTATTCTTACAAAGGAATCTGCACTGAAAACAGCCAATAGCACCCAGATTCTGCTTGAGGAACTCGATCTGAGCATAGATACTGAACAATCAGAAGTTGCAGATAAATGGGCTGAACTGATTGCACCTTTTTTCTTTGATGACGAGGGGCAGAGGATTTTTAAAAAGCGTTTCACTATAGTAGATGATAATGCTCTCAACTTTCTTGCGGATACTGCGTTACCTGTCGATGCTCGCATTGCGATAAATTATGAAACAGGAACCGTTGAAGGAGGGGCTCTATGGTACGAAGAAACCGTGTCACCTGAGACTCTTTTTACCGGTATTGTAACAATTGATCGCTCCTACAATCCAGAACAATCTGCCACTGCAGATGAACTAAAAGAAGTAATGACTGGTAAAGGACGAATTCATTGCCAAATCGGTGGGAAAGCAACGACGGGTAAGGGTTTTGTTGCTATTGGTTTCAAAGATTCAAAATCACTGGAAGGTGGTAACTGA
- a CDS encoding BspA family leucine-rich repeat surface protein, with translation MKKYILFFLCSLFLYGLSCRNPKDPMERATLDIYLTDKDSQIIEGEPFGVTMYMVGGNYVENVRIDFGDLREDSIIPYLRTDGWTGKEELTLAYDSAETYTLSITVEFLRNVQRVAELTINVHPSVYNVYYNCTNHDSGDVPQDTNFYQSGEEVIVLGNSGGLIRDGFEFLGWSNDYGALSEVLKTGDTLIISDDDLELYAVWEENKVKYFTITFDGNQNTDGEAPSDTILYVEGDEVTIPDNTGNLVRYGYQFSGWSSDPDGQRDTLFVGDTFKMANNDLLLYALWELDVYTITFETSGGSETARQNIEHGQNAKRPDEPQRDGYRFDGWFGEKTLNTPFDFKETIIEKDHTIYAKWTPLPNTVNFDYNEGSGSMDPQTIATDETVALSQNEFTREGHSFTGWNTKADGSGDYYEDKAKFTMRTEGVTLYAQWDIISVTISFDSDGGSEVSAITQDFGTSVTAPEAPSREGYAFNGWYPDLPDVMPDEDLTVTAQWDINSVTISFDSDGGSEVSAITQDFGTSVTAPEAPGREGYAFDGWYPDLPDVMPAEDLTVTAQWIINSVTISFDSDGGSEVSAITQDFGTSVTAPEAPSREGYAFDGWYPDLPDVMPAEDLTVTAQWTSAAMVLVFNTELSEGTTIELPLSGNVVVRVDWGDGNSQIIQREGIHEHTYDEEGEYEVTITGTLSWYGSYRSFPQSCKLVRVKTFGDLGLTLLVGAFGGAENLLEVPASIPPSVTNMRHMFSAATSFNGDIGSWNVSNVTDMVGMFNRATSFNQDIGTWDVSGVTNMQGMFYDATSFNQDIGNWDVSGVTDMRLMFNGATFFNKNIGSWDVSNVTDMSRMFSGASSFNQDLDEWDVSKVTRMHNMFAQATSFNGAIESWDVSNVTGMFAMFAYASSFNQDIGGWDVSNVTDMGGMFSRAQLFNQDIGGWDVSNVTDMRGLFSGDWMVNARHRFNQDIGNWDVSNVTNMSSMFSYNGSFNQDIGNWDVSNVTRMSSMFSDASSFDQDIGSWNVSNVNNMNEMLVRTSLSLENYDALLNGWAELAEVEEGGVQENVDFHAGNNKYTLDAADAREYLISVFDWTIEDGGLAD, from the coding sequence ATGAAAAAATACATACTGTTTTTCCTCTGCTCACTTTTTCTATATGGTTTATCATGTAGAAATCCGAAAGATCCGATGGAGCGTGCTACGTTGGATATATATCTTACCGATAAAGATAGTCAGATTATTGAAGGAGAACCTTTTGGGGTTACAATGTATATGGTAGGTGGTAATTATGTAGAGAATGTCAGAATAGATTTTGGGGACTTAAGAGAGGATAGTATTATTCCTTATCTTCGCACGGATGGGTGGACGGGAAAAGAGGAGTTAACCCTTGCCTATGATTCTGCCGAGACATATACACTTTCAATAACAGTCGAATTTTTACGGAATGTACAAAGAGTGGCAGAACTTACTATAAATGTTCACCCTTCTGTTTACAATGTTTATTATAATTGTACCAACCATGATTCCGGAGACGTCCCACAGGATACAAATTTCTACCAAAGCGGGGAAGAGGTAATTGTACTCGGTAATAGCGGGGGACTCATAAGAGATGGGTTTGAGTTTTTAGGGTGGAGCAATGATTATGGGGCGTTGTCTGAAGTACTTAAAACAGGAGACACTTTAATAATTTCCGATGATGACTTAGAACTCTATGCGGTTTGGGAGGAGAATAAAGTTAAGTACTTCACAATTACCTTTGATGGAAATCAGAATACAGATGGTGAAGCACCCTCGGATACTATTTTATATGTAGAGGGAGATGAAGTTACAATACCTGACAATACTGGTAATCTTGTACGATACGGATACCAATTTAGCGGCTGGAGCAGTGACCCTGATGGTCAGCGGGATACATTGTTTGTTGGGGATACGTTTAAAATGGCTAATAACGATCTTCTTTTGTATGCTCTGTGGGAGCTGGATGTTTATACTATTACATTTGAGACTAGTGGCGGCTCAGAAACAGCCAGGCAGAATATAGAACACGGGCAGAATGCCAAAAGACCTGATGAACCGCAAAGGGATGGGTACCGTTTTGATGGTTGGTTCGGTGAAAAAACGCTTAACACACCATTTGATTTCAAGGAAACCATAATTGAAAAAGATCATACGATCTATGCAAAATGGACACCACTTCCCAATACTGTTAATTTTGATTACAATGAGGGCTCTGGTAGCATGGATCCTCAGACCATCGCTACTGATGAAACCGTGGCACTTTCGCAGAATGAATTTACCCGTGAAGGGCACTCTTTCACCGGATGGAATACCAAAGCTGATGGTAGCGGTGATTATTATGAAGATAAAGCAAAGTTTACAATGAGAACAGAAGGCGTAACGCTTTATGCTCAGTGGGATATTATTTCAGTTACTATCAGTTTTGACAGTGATGGTGGTAGTGAAGTCAGTGCGATAACTCAAGACTTTGGTACTTCAGTAACTGCCCCTGAAGCTCCCAGCCGCGAGGGATATGCATTTAATGGCTGGTACCCAGATCTTCCTGATGTCATGCCAGATGAGGATCTCACAGTTACGGCTCAGTGGGATATAAATTCAGTTACTATTAGTTTTGACAGTGATGGTGGTAGTGAAGTCAGTGCGATAACTCAAGACTTTGGTACTTCAGTAACTGCCCCTGAAGCTCCCGGCCGTGAGGGCTATGCCTTTGATGGTTGGTACCCAGATCTTCCTGATGTCATGCCAGCTGAGGATCTCACAGTTACAGCTCAGTGGATTATTAACTCAGTTACTATCAGTTTTGACAGTGATGGTGGTAGTGAAGTCAGTGCGATAACTCAAGACTTTGGTACTTCAGTAACTGCCCCTGAAGCTCCCAGCCGCGAAGGTTACGCCTTTGATGGTTGGTACCCAGATCTTCCTGATGTCATGCCAGCTGAGGATCTTACAGTTACAGCTCAGTGGACAAGTGCTGCAATGGTGCTTGTCTTCAATACTGAACTTTCTGAAGGAACTACAATAGAACTTCCGCTCAGTGGAAACGTGGTTGTAAGGGTAGATTGGGGAGATGGCAATAGCCAAATCATCCAGAGAGAAGGCATTCATGAACACACGTATGATGAGGAAGGAGAATATGAGGTAACCATTACCGGTACATTAAGCTGGTATGGTTCATACAGGAGCTTTCCGCAGAGTTGCAAATTGGTTAGGGTAAAAACTTTTGGTGATCTGGGTTTAACTTTATTAGTCGGAGCATTTGGAGGTGCCGAAAACCTTCTGGAAGTACCCGCTTCTATTCCACCGAGTGTTACGAATATGCGCCATATGTTTAGTGCTGCAACTTCTTTTAACGGTGATATCGGTTCCTGGAACGTGTCTAATGTTACAGATATGGTGGGGATGTTTAATCGTGCTACATCCTTTAACCAGGACATTGGAACCTGGGATGTGTCGGGTGTTACCAATATGCAGGGGATGTTTTACGATGCTACATCCTTTAACCAGGACATTGGAAATTGGGATGTGTCGGGTGTTACAGATATGAGACTGATGTTTAATGGTGCTACATTTTTTAACAAGAATATCGGTTCATGGGATGTGTCTAATGTTACAGATATGAGCCGGATGTTTTCGGGTGCCTCTTCCTTTAATCAGGATCTTGATGAGTGGGACGTGTCTAAGGTGACGCGTATGCATAATATGTTTGCTCAAGCAACTTCCTTTAATGGTGCTATTGAATCCTGGGATGTGTCCAATGTGACAGGTATGTTTGCCATGTTTGCTTATGCTTCATCCTTTAACCAGGATATCGGTGGTTGGGATGTGTCCAATGTTACTGATATGGGTGGTATGTTTAGTAGAGCCCAACTCTTTAATCAGGATATCGGTGGTTGGGATGTATCGAATGTAACTGATATGAGGGGATTGTTTTCCGGAGATTGGATGGTAAATGCTCGTCACCGTTTCAACCAGGACATTGGAAATTGGGATGTGTCCAATGTGACTAATATGTCATCCATGTTTTCTTATAACGGATCATTCAACCAGGATATTGGGAATTGGGATGTGTCCAATGTGACAAGAATGTCTTCCATGTTTTCTGATGCCTCATCCTTTGACCAGGACATTGGGTCCTGGAATGTGTCTAATGTTAATAATATGAATGAAATGCTGGTAAGAACATCTCTTTCTTTAGAAAATTATGACGCTCTGCTTAATGGATGGGCAGAACTGGCTGAAGTAGAGGAGGGTGGTGTTCAGGAAAATGTGGATTTTCATGCTGGGAACAACAAGTATACTTTAGATGCAGCAGATGCAAGAGAATACCTTATAAGTGTTTTTGATTGGACAATTGAGGATGGTGGCTTAGCAGACTGA